A genome region from Candidatus Eisenbacteria bacterium includes the following:
- a CDS encoding 6-phosphogluconolactonase: FPGAAPEIKRLVVVATHPGDGSKRITVTHRVLRESRVLVFFVLGADKAAAVKSTLRRNAPDPTPAALALPAEGRTIWVLDRAAASLVLA; encoded by the coding sequence CTTCCCCGGGGCGGCGCCCGAGATCAAGCGCCTGGTGGTCGTGGCGACGCACCCGGGAGACGGGAGCAAGCGCATCACCGTCACGCATCGGGTGCTTCGCGAATCGCGCGTCCTCGTGTTCTTCGTCCTCGGCGCGGACAAGGCCGCGGCGGTGAAGAGCACCCTCCGCCGCAACGCCCCGGATCCCACGCCCGCCGCGCTCGCGCTTCCCGCGGAGGGCCGCACCATCTGGGTGCTCGATCGCGCGGCGGCGAGCCTCGTCCTCGCGTGA
- the glk gene encoding glucokinase, producing the protein MILAGDIGGTKASLALFEHTGNGTIGPRREPEVFRAADFESPEALLAEYLRLHPASVDCASLGVAGPPVRGHVVGTNLAWPMNAASIARRLGAPVYFLNDLEASGYGIPALAPEDLVPIQHAAPEPDGNAALIAAGTGLGESILARVGGALVPVASEGGHGDFAARTDEEIELFRALRARHGRVSYETVVSGQGLARVAEWTHGRTVEGLPPRGGASAWKEHLANAGGEDDLPSWISRSGIEKDCPWCERALEIFVSVFGAEAGNLALRCVARSGVYLAGGIAPKILPALDSDTFRRAFADKPPHRELLASIPVWVVRNEHSAVLGAARYASLKGSQSL; encoded by the coding sequence GTGATCCTCGCCGGCGACATCGGAGGGACGAAGGCGAGCCTCGCGCTCTTCGAGCACACGGGGAACGGCACGATCGGACCGCGCCGTGAGCCGGAGGTGTTCCGCGCGGCGGACTTCGAATCGCCGGAGGCGCTCCTCGCCGAGTATCTCCGGCTCCACCCGGCATCCGTGGACTGCGCCTCGCTCGGAGTGGCCGGACCTCCGGTGCGCGGCCACGTGGTCGGGACGAACCTCGCGTGGCCGATGAACGCCGCCTCGATCGCGAGGCGGCTCGGCGCTCCCGTCTACTTCCTCAACGATCTCGAGGCTTCGGGATACGGGATCCCCGCGCTCGCGCCGGAAGATCTCGTGCCGATCCAGCACGCCGCACCGGAGCCGGATGGAAACGCCGCGCTGATCGCGGCCGGGACGGGGCTCGGAGAGTCCATCCTCGCGCGCGTCGGCGGAGCGCTCGTTCCGGTCGCCTCCGAGGGGGGCCACGGGGACTTCGCCGCGCGAACCGACGAGGAGATCGAGCTCTTCCGTGCGCTCCGCGCGCGCCACGGACGGGTGAGCTACGAGACGGTCGTCTCCGGGCAGGGGCTCGCGCGCGTGGCGGAATGGACCCATGGCCGCACGGTCGAGGGGCTTCCCCCTCGCGGCGGAGCGAGCGCATGGAAGGAGCACCTCGCGAACGCCGGGGGCGAAGACGATCTACCGTCGTGGATCAGCCGGAGCGGGATCGAGAAGGACTGCCCCTGGTGCGAGCGGGCGCTCGAGATCTTCGTCTCGGTGTTCGGGGCCGAGGCCGGGAATCTCGCGCTCCGGTGCGTCGCCCGGTCGGGGGTCTATCTGGCGGGAGGGATCGCGCCCAAGATCCTCCCCGCCCTCGATTCGGACACCTTCCGGAGGGCCTTCGCGGACAAGCCGCCCCACCGCGAGCTGCTGGCCTCGATCCCGGTCTGGGTGGTCCGGAACGAGCATTCGGCCGTTCTGGGTGCCGCCCGCTACGCTTCCCTCAAGGGCTCCCAATCGCTATAA
- a CDS encoding class I fructose-bisphosphate aldolase, with translation MNPQVSTPEAPPARPGTQRATPRVREILSWYSSDNPGSRAQIARMLNHGTLAGTGRMVILPVDQGFEHGPARSFAPNPAGYDPRYHFELAIESGCNAYAAPLGFLEAGAAEFAGEIPLILKLNNHDVLHDEKDPLSSVTGSVHDALRLGCAAIGFTIYPGSAQAGRMYEQIRALGEEAKRHGLAVVVWSYPRGSMISKAGETAIDVVAYAAQIAAQLGAHIVKVKLPSSAIEQEEARKVYEKHAIPVGTLAERVRHVVQSTFAGRRIVIFSGGAKKDSDDDVIAEAQAIRDGGGFGSIIGRNSFQRSRADALQLLRRIQAVYTG, from the coding sequence ATGAATCCACAGGTCAGCACGCCCGAAGCGCCTCCGGCGCGGCCGGGAACCCAGCGCGCCACGCCTCGAGTCCGGGAGATCCTCTCCTGGTACTCCTCGGACAATCCCGGTTCCAGGGCCCAGATCGCACGGATGCTGAACCACGGGACGCTGGCCGGCACCGGTCGGATGGTGATCCTCCCGGTGGATCAGGGATTCGAGCACGGCCCGGCGCGCTCCTTCGCGCCCAACCCGGCCGGATACGATCCCCGGTACCACTTCGAGCTGGCGATCGAATCCGGCTGCAACGCCTACGCCGCCCCTCTGGGCTTCCTCGAGGCCGGGGCCGCGGAGTTCGCGGGCGAGATCCCGCTCATCTTGAAGCTCAACAACCACGACGTGCTCCACGACGAGAAGGACCCGCTCTCCTCGGTCACGGGGAGCGTCCACGACGCCCTACGGCTCGGCTGCGCGGCGATCGGATTCACGATCTACCCGGGTTCCGCGCAGGCGGGAAGGATGTACGAGCAGATCCGCGCCCTCGGTGAAGAGGCCAAGCGGCACGGGCTCGCCGTGGTGGTCTGGTCCTATCCGCGGGGATCGATGATCAGCAAGGCCGGCGAGACCGCGATCGACGTGGTGGCCTATGCCGCCCAGATCGCGGCCCAGCTCGGCGCCCACATCGTGAAGGTGAAGCTCCCCTCGAGCGCCATCGAGCAGGAAGAGGCGCGGAAGGTCTACGAGAAGCACGCGATCCCGGTCGGCACCCTCGCCGAGCGGGTGCGCCACGTGGTCCAGTCCACGTTCGCGGGACGGCGGATCGTCATCTTCTCCGGCGGCGCCAAGAAAGACAGCGACGACGACGTGATCGCCGAGGCCCAGGCGATCCGGGACGGCGGCGGGTTCGGCTCGATCATCGGGCGGAACTCGTTCCAGCGCTCCAGGGCCGACGCCCTCCAGCTCCTCCGGCGCATCCAGGCGGTGTACACCGGATAA